From the Thermococcus sp. 18S1 genome, one window contains:
- a CDS encoding MBL fold metallo-hydrolase yields MIVYFIGTGGSEGIPAHLCTCSTCSEARKFGFAQRRPSTLAIITETGKAVLFDVGTDIRDFLNVPLEAIFLTHWHHDHIYGLYKLRWMALETPLYAPEGHADALILREPKNLQPKVVKPGDVIELDTLKITAFRLNHQVETLGYLIEEDGKSIALLYDTKGLPEETWEFLGEKAPLRLAIVDATYPPGADDPYHNNVDEAAEIGLRLAERTVLSHISHKNLPFLELTEYVRKRWRNRALVAYDGMVFYV; encoded by the coding sequence TTGATAGTCTACTTCATCGGCACCGGCGGGAGCGAGGGAATTCCGGCGCACCTCTGCACCTGCTCTACATGCAGCGAGGCGAGGAAGTTCGGTTTTGCCCAGAGGAGGCCCTCAACGCTGGCCATTATAACCGAAACGGGAAAAGCCGTTCTCTTCGACGTTGGAACCGACATAAGGGACTTCCTGAACGTTCCGCTGGAGGCCATTTTCCTCACCCACTGGCACCACGACCACATCTACGGCCTCTACAAGCTCAGATGGATGGCACTTGAAACCCCGCTCTACGCGCCGGAGGGACACGCCGATGCTCTAATTCTTCGTGAGCCCAAGAACCTTCAGCCGAAGGTCGTGAAACCGGGCGATGTCATCGAGCTCGACACCCTCAAAATCACCGCCTTCCGGCTAAACCATCAGGTCGAAACCCTCGGCTATCTCATCGAGGAGGACGGAAAGAGCATTGCTCTCCTCTACGATACTAAAGGCCTCCCAGAGGAGACGTGGGAGTTCCTCGGGGAGAAGGCACCCCTTAGGCTGGCGATAGTTGACGCGACCTATCCCCCGGGGGCCGACGACCCGTATCACAACAACGTTGACGAGGCGGCGGAGATTGGACTCCGGCTCGCCGAAAGAACGGTCCTCAGCCACATCTCCCATAAGAACCTGCCCTTCCTTGAGCTGACGGAGTACGTGAGGAAGAGGTGGAGAAACAGAGCCCTGGTAGCCTACGACGGCATGGTGTTCTACGTCTAA
- a CDS encoding ABC transporter ATP-binding protein: MSEPLLRVENLRKYFPIRRNILEVLRKEPPRYVKAVDGISFEIDRGEVLALIGESGCGKTTAGRTVLRLIEPTDGKIIFDGTNITELSREEMRPFRRRMQIIFQDPYASLSPRMKIGDAIAHPLLVHGIAEKEEAKEIALKMLKRVGLTPEDEFYDRYPHHLSGGQRQRVVIARAMVLKPEFVVADEAVSMIDVSMRASILELLESFREEYNLSQLFITHDIAVGKLIADRIAVMYLGKIVEIGPTEEVLKNPAHPYTMALIQAVPSIARRKKEKKLKITGEVPNAANPPKGCRFHPRCPFSSEVCIAHEPELVEISHNHFVACHHPLH; encoded by the coding sequence ATGAGCGAGCCACTGCTTCGCGTTGAGAACCTGAGGAAGTACTTCCCGATCAGGAGAAACATCCTGGAGGTTCTCAGGAAGGAGCCGCCGCGCTACGTCAAGGCCGTTGACGGCATCAGTTTCGAGATAGACAGGGGGGAGGTTCTGGCGCTCATCGGTGAGAGCGGGTGCGGTAAAACGACCGCCGGGAGGACCGTTTTGAGGCTTATAGAACCCACTGACGGCAAGATAATCTTCGACGGGACGAATATAACGGAGCTCTCCCGCGAGGAGATGAGGCCCTTCAGGCGGAGGATGCAGATAATCTTCCAGGACCCCTACGCCAGCCTGAGCCCCAGGATGAAGATCGGCGATGCGATAGCCCATCCGCTCCTCGTCCATGGGATAGCCGAGAAGGAGGAGGCGAAGGAGATAGCCCTTAAGATGCTGAAGCGCGTCGGCTTGACCCCGGAGGATGAGTTCTACGACCGCTACCCCCACCACCTAAGCGGCGGCCAGAGGCAGCGCGTCGTGATAGCAAGGGCGATGGTCCTGAAGCCGGAGTTTGTGGTGGCTGACGAGGCAGTCTCGATGATAGACGTCTCCATGCGCGCCTCAATCCTCGAACTTCTCGAGTCCTTCAGGGAGGAGTACAACCTCAGCCAGCTCTTCATAACCCACGACATAGCGGTCGGCAAGCTCATAGCGGACAGGATAGCGGTGATGTACCTCGGCAAGATAGTCGAGATCGGCCCGACCGAGGAGGTCCTGAAGAACCCCGCCCACCCGTACACGATGGCCCTCATCCAGGCGGTTCCATCGATAGCGCGCAGGAAGAAGGAGAAGAAGCTCAAGATAACAGGAGAAGTCCCCAACGCCGCCAACCCGCCGAAGGGATGCCGCTTCCATCCAAGGTGCCCGTTCTCGAGCGAGGTCTGCATAGCCCACGAGCCGGAGCTGGTGGAGATAAGCCACAACCACTTCGTTGCCTGCCACCATCCGCTTCACTAG
- a CDS encoding Mut7-C RNAse domain-containing protein, which produces MRFIADMMLGRLARWLRLYGYDTLYGIEDDDEILRVALAENRVLLTRDSGLAKRAEKFGVESILLNSNSLEGQVGELKKHGLEFRELFPPNARCPKCNGLIRPVSKDEVRGKVPESVYQKYDEFYVCENCGQIYWPGRQWREMLKIDRKLRKES; this is translated from the coding sequence ATGAGGTTCATAGCTGATATGATGCTCGGCCGGCTCGCGAGGTGGCTCCGGCTGTACGGCTACGACACGCTCTACGGCATTGAAGATGACGATGAGATACTCCGGGTTGCCCTGGCTGAGAACCGGGTTCTCCTGACCAGGGACTCGGGCCTCGCAAAGAGGGCGGAGAAGTTTGGGGTTGAATCAATCCTGCTGAATTCGAACTCTCTTGAGGGGCAGGTCGGGGAGCTTAAGAAGCACGGTCTTGAGTTCAGGGAGCTGTTTCCCCCCAATGCCCGCTGTCCAAAATGCAACGGCCTCATCCGGCCGGTTTCCAAGGATGAAGTTAGGGGTAAGGTTCCCGAGAGCGTCTACCAAAAATACGATGAGTTCTACGTCTGTGAGAATTGCGGTCAAATCTACTGGCCGGGAAGACAGTGGAGGGAGATGCTGAAAATAGACCGGAAATTAAGAAAAGAAAGCTAG
- a CDS encoding nitroreductase family protein produces the protein MRVLELAKRRKTVRQFLPERPPKDDLMKAIKAAKEAPSGMNAQPWKFVVVDDDWLKGKIRELCEEEEEKFYSRTKGDLMAWLNAKGFKPEKPFLSEAPYLILVFGHTKAPYWLQSTWIAVGYLLLALEELGLGTVTYTPPNPKPIEELLNAPPSYKLQTILPVGYPADPKPKYERRKLEEVVSFNGF, from the coding sequence ATGCGCGTTCTTGAGCTGGCGAAGAGGAGAAAGACCGTGAGGCAGTTTCTCCCGGAGAGGCCCCCGAAGGATGATTTAATGAAGGCCATCAAGGCGGCAAAGGAAGCGCCGAGCGGCATGAACGCCCAGCCCTGGAAGTTCGTGGTTGTAGACGACGACTGGCTCAAGGGGAAGATAAGGGAGCTCTGCGAGGAGGAAGAGGAGAAGTTCTACTCCAGAACCAAGGGTGACCTGATGGCGTGGCTGAACGCCAAGGGCTTTAAGCCCGAGAAGCCCTTCCTCAGCGAGGCCCCGTATCTGATCCTCGTGTTTGGACACACAAAGGCCCCGTACTGGCTCCAATCAACGTGGATAGCGGTTGGATACCTTCTCCTTGCGCTCGAAGAGCTCGGCCTTGGAACCGTCACATACACTCCCCCGAACCCCAAACCAATCGAAGAACTCCTCAACGCTCCCCCAAGCTACAAGCTTCAGACGATTCTGCCCGTCGGCTATCCCGCAGACCCGAAGCCGAAGTACGAGA